CGATGCGAATATCAAGAAAGCGGCTCCTCCCCACTGGAAGAGCCGCTTGTAATGTACAATGAAAAAGTTCCTAACGCTTGGCTTCTGCGAACGTATCGAACAAGAAATCCATCGGATCGATGGGGCGCGTGTGCAACCGGACTTCGTAATGGACGTGTGGACCGGAGGCGCGGCCGGTACGACCGACATACCCGATAATGTCGCCCCGTTTGACTTTATCGCCAACCCGGGCGGCAAAATTGTTCATGTGGGCATATACCGTTTGATACCCGTATATGTGATCGATCACGAGGACATTCCCGTAAGCTGTCAAGTATCGTGCAACTTTTACGACTCCCGGTGCTGTTGCATAGATTGGTGTACCAATCGGTGCATTGATGTCGAGTCCTTCGTGCTCTTTCCGTTTGCCGGTAAACGGATCATTGCGATAGCCATAACCGCTGCCGATGTAGCCACCGGAAATTGGGCGGATCGAAGGTGTATGCGTGACGATTTCCGCTTGATGTTGGATACCGACTTGTATTTCAGTGAAGCTCTCTTTTTGGAGAGCAATTTCACGCTCAAGCTCGGCGATATCTTCCGCTAAGGCGTCGGCATTGGGATCATTACCATTCTTCTCAGAGGAGACAACACCACCTACACCAGCACTGCGGGCTTCCTCATTCACGATGGGTAAGCCAAGCCCTTGCCGGAGCAGATTGTCGGTATGCGCAAGATCGGTCAACTTTTGCTTGAGGTTGGATAACCGCTGGGAAAGGGTGACGACTTGCGATTGTAACTGATGTTGTTCCTGCATCACCGAAGCGATGCGGCGCTCGGCTACCCACGTACCGAGTAGATAGGCAGACAATGCGATAACGAGCGCAAAGAAGATGGAACCACCGATGGCGCCCAATGCGAGGTGCTTCATCCGGAACGTGAACTGCTTCATATGAGCAGACCCTTCCGGCATCACCATGATGCGGAATCGTTTCGGGATCGTTGTCAGGATTTGGATCCCTTGGGAGAGTAG
This portion of the bacterium genome encodes:
- a CDS encoding peptidoglycan DD-metalloendopeptidase family protein — its product is MGYKISCLKTKGGELKELLSQGIQILTTIPKRFRIMVMPEGSAHMKQFTFRMKHLALGAIGGSIFFALVIALSAYLLGTWVAERRIASVMQEQHQLQSQVVTLSQRLSNLKQKLTDLAHTDNLLRQGLGLPIVNEEARSAGVGGVVSSEKNGNDPNADALAEDIAELEREIALQKESFTEIQVGIQHQAEIVTHTPSIRPISGGYIGSGYGYRNDPFTGKRKEHEGLDINAPIGTPIYATAPGVVKVARYLTAYGNVLVIDHIYGYQTVYAHMNNFAARVGDKVKRGDIIGYVGRTGRASGPHVHYEVRLHTRPIDPMDFLFDTFAEAKR